One segment of Gloeocapsopsis sp. IPPAS B-1203 DNA contains the following:
- a CDS encoding type II toxin-antitoxin system prevent-host-death family antitoxin: protein MLSSETTYTEARNNLASLLDQVVDDKEVIVIKRRDRGNVALIAEEELSSLLETAYLLRSPKNAARLLSALERAKARTTEPMSVDQLCQELGIVKQEEEQ, encoded by the coding sequence ATGCTGAGTTCGGAGACTACATACACAGAAGCTCGCAACAATCTTGCTAGCCTGCTCGACCAGGTTGTTGATGATAAAGAAGTAATCGTCATTAAGCGTCGCGATCGCGGGAATGTTGCACTGATAGCAGAAGAAGAACTTTCCAGCCTTCTTGAGACAGCTTATCTGCTACGTTCGCCCAAGAATGCTGCTCGGCTATTAAGTGCTTTAGAACGTGCCAAAGCTCGTACAACAGAGCCAATGTCTGTTGACCAATTGTGCCAGGAGTTGGGGATTGTCAAGCAAGAAGAAGAGCAATAA
- a CDS encoding Txe/YoeB family addiction module toxin — protein sequence MSQTEVQKTTVRVPVFEEEFREDLGWWYKHDVQKAYKVLDLVQAILLDPFTGIGKPEPLKYLDADTWSRRIDLEHRVVYTVTHDRINFLQARYHYE from the coding sequence ATCTCTCAAACAGAGGTACAGAAAACTACTGTTCGCGTCCCAGTATTTGAGGAAGAATTTAGGGAAGACCTCGGCTGGTGGTACAAACACGACGTTCAAAAGGCGTACAAGGTACTAGACCTAGTTCAGGCTATATTGCTTGACCCCTTTACTGGAATTGGGAAGCCAGAACCACTTAAGTACCTGGACGCTGATACCTGGTCGCGCCGCATTGACTTAGAGCATAGAGTTGTATATACAGTCACCCACGACCGAATAAATTTTCTTCAAGCTCGCTATCACTACGAGTAA